The following DNA comes from Camelina sativa cultivar DH55 chromosome 14, Cs, whole genome shotgun sequence.
CTGGACCAGATCGCTTCGAAAACATGACTTCCGTGCATGAATTTAATCCTTGCACCTACGCTTTTCTCGTTGAAGATGGTATGTTTAACTTCAGTTCTACAGAGGACCTTAAGAATCTGCGGGGTGTCAAGCAGTTTCCTGTGGTACTAGATTGGTCTATTGGAAGTCAGACATGCGAGCAAGCTGGAAGCAGAAACATATGTGGTGAGAACAGCACATGTTTTGATTCTACTCGTGGAAAGGGTTATAACTGCAAATGTTTAGACGGCTTTGAGGGGAATCCATACACTTCAGACGGTTGCCAAGGTACttgataataatttattttgctttctttctttctttttttgagagTTAATTGTTTTACTCATACATACATTTCGTGTTGCATCTTGCCCTCTTTTTCCTTGGAACAGACATCAATGAGTGTACTACTACGAGTTCTATCCACAAACATAATTGTTCGGATCCCAAAACCTGTAGAAACAGAGATGGAGGCTTTGATTGTAAATGTCGATCTGGTTACCGCTTAGATACAACCACTATGAGCTGCAAGCGTAAAGATTTTGGATGGGCTATgattcttcttggtaagcatcCCCTCTCACTGTTTCTGGACTTATTGCTTTCTAGATCAACTCACTCTAATCATCTATATGTCTttgtggtgtgtgtgtgtgtgtgtgatcaGTAAACACTATTGTCTTCTTGGTCATCCTACTTGGCATTAGTTACATAAAACAGAGGCTGAGGCGTCGGAAAGACACCGAGCTACGACAACAATTCTTCGAGAAAAATGGTGGTGGCATGTTGATACAGCGACTCTCAAGAGCAGGGTCGTCTAATGTTGATGTCAAAATCTTTACTGAGGAAGGCATGAAAGAAGCAACTAATGGTTATGACGAGAGCAGAATCTTGGGTCAGGGAGGCCAGGGAACAGTCTACAAAGGGATACTGGCGGACAACTCCATAGTTGCCATAAAGAAGGCTCGGCTTGGTGACCGTAGCCAAGTTGAGCAATTCATTAACGAAGTGCTCGTGCTGTCACAAATCAATCATAGGAACGTGTTCAAGCTCTTGGGATGTTGTCTAGAGACAGAAGTTCCCTTGTTGGTCTATGATTTCATTGCAAGTGGCACCCTTTTCGATCACTTGCATGGTTCCATGTTTGATTCTTCTCTAACATGGGAACACCGTCTGAGGATAGCTATAGAAGTAGCTGGAACTCTTGCTTATCTTCACTCCTCTGCTTCTATTCCAATCATCCACCGAGATGTCAAGACTGCTAATATCCTACTAGATGATAACTTAACTGCAAAAGTAGCTGACTTTGGTGCTTCAAGGCTGATACCGATGGGTAAAGAGCAGCTCACAACTATGGTGCAAGGCACTCTAGGTTACTTAGACCCAGAGTACTACACCACAGGATTGCTGAACGAAAAAAGCGATGTTTATAGCTTCGGGGTAGTCCTCATGGAACTACTCTCAGGTCAAAAGGCATTGTGCTTTGAACGGCTAGAGAACTCAAAACATCTAGTGAGTTATTTTGTTTCTGCCATGAAAGAGAATAGGTTGCATGATATTATTGACGGGCGAGTAATGAAGGAGGATAATCAGAGAGAGATCCAAGAAGCTGCAAGAGTTTCTCTTGAGTGTACAAGACTTATGGGAGAGGAAAGGCCAAGGATGAAAGACGTAGCTGCAGAGCTAGAAGCTTTGAGAGTCAAAACAACCAAACATAAGTGGTCAGATCAGTATCCGAAAGAGGTTGAGCACTTGCTTGGGGTTCAAATCTTATTAGCGCAGGGTGATACCAGTATTATTGGCTATGATAGCATCAAGAATATATCAATATTAGACATTGAAGCTGGCCGCTGATATTTATCAGTCCAGCTCTGACAAACGCAAATGTAATgtgattttttcttgtgttgtaaAGGAATCTTAATGCTTCACATATTCTTATCTCATGGTGTTACCtctttaaaaaaggaaaaaaacaatggcTACAAATAATATGGTATAAAGGGGACAAAAACAAATTCGTTAAGGAACACTAAAAAAATTTGCAACAAAAAGcatcaaaagaaaacagaggatgTTGTTGTGATCAGGGTTCTTCTTCTACATCTTCCCTATTAATCAATCTTTTCATATGTTGAAAAGAAAACCAATTAAAATAACTGTTAATAACTTTTAATTGGTCTTGTTTGTGTTGTAGTATTTCAGAATCCTGCAATTTCTTGGAAAATGGGAACATGACTGCAataatgaaagagagaaagcgGCAAGATTTTTTGTTGACTGTACAAGAGTGACGGGAGAGGAAAGTAGATGATATTATAATAACCTGAAGAAGAGGATATTGAGCACAAGAAGAAACAGGTAGCAGTGGCTATGACAACATTGGACACTGAAGCTGGCCGCTGATATATATCATTACCACTCTGTTTAAGTATCAAAAAATGACATTCAAAAAACCATGTAAGGTCGATCTTATAGATCATCAACTATTCTATTTATAACTCCCCTTTGATGTGTAAGCTAacggaaaaaacaaaagagttataATTCGAGTCtagtgtttgttttttaatactttcgatcttcttgttcttcaatctccataatatatatgtatttggaCCTAACTAATGGGTTTAGATATCCCATCCTGACTCCAAAGTTGATACTTGTGTATTGCGTGGTGGTATGTACGTAGCTAGATTTGAAAAAGGCTCATTGActcctattttttttgttactctaCCTAAAACTTTGATATTTTCGTTTTCTAAATTAACTTTACCATTCTTGTTGCATAAGATTGCTCTGCTTTtgtaacaattaaaataatttttctgtTACAAAAATATGCTCTGTTGAGTGATGATATTAGTAATGATGGTTCCAAAAACAGCTTTCACGCCTATTAGAGTCAGTAGAGCCAATCCAAATGAGATTATTATTAGTAATGATTGACGTTGACGAAAAAGTTAAAAGTGGTTGACTTTGTGACACTGTAGTCTTAATATTTACTACTCTTCTCATTTTTTGtacatagagaaaaaaagagaaggaagattcCTTGCAATTACATACCAAGCGTCTTATTCTTTGAATAGTAAGAGACAATTCACTGTTTGGAGAAACCAAATTGGACTCTTCACTAGGAgttaaagcaaacaaaatatcaagaaaacatAAGAGGGGCCGGGACAGAGACTGAAGCAAACGTACAGGGTTTTGATTGAGTAGTTGAATTTTCGTCTAGCAGTTTCCTGCAATTTCTGAGAAAATGGGAACAGGTTCTTTTCCTACAATAAAGGCCTCAAGGAGATGACTGATGagagaaaactcaaaagaggaacaaagttagagagagaaagagagagagacaaaatagAGGTAGAAGATGAAGTTGCAGGAGGGTCTGTTCTTGGTGGTTATATTCTGCCTTTCTTATACGGTGCTGGTCAAGGGGCAACACCAACCTCGCAAGGATTGCCAAACTAAATGTGGCAACGTCGCAATAGAGTATCCTTTTGGCATTTCTTCAGGTTGTTACTATCCCGGAAATGAAAGCTTCAGTATCACCTGCAAGGATGATAGGCCACATGTCTTACGCCTCATTGAAGTGAAAAACTTTTATCACCGCGGCCAGATACAAGTTCTGCTTAATGGATCCTCTTCTTGCAACGACGCCCAAGGAAATGAAATTTTGGGCAGTTACGATTTTAGAC
Coding sequences within:
- the LOC104740820 gene encoding wall-associated receptor kinase 5-like isoform X4 gives rise to the protein MIKVCSRLFLLVAIFFIAYTQLVKGKHQPRQDCQSKCGNFTIEYPFGISTGCHYPGDTNFKITCKKDKPNVRRNIEVKTFDHSGQLRALLNRSTVCYDEEANIEFNSYRLRLDNLSLSPNNKFTVVGCNAWGLLRTFGVQNHSTGCLSLCDSPPAPNSKCNGAGCCRTDVSIPLDSNRLQTGPDRFENMTSVHEFNPCTYAFLVEDGMFNFSSTEDLKNLRGVKQFPVVLDWSIGSQTCEQAGSRNICGENSTCFDSTRGKGYNCKCLDGFEGNPYTSDGCQDINECTTTSSIHKHNCSDPKTCRNRDGGFDCKCRSGYRLDTTTMSCKRKDFGWAMILLVNTIVFLVILLGISYIKQRLRRRKDTELRQQFFEKNGGGMLIQRLSRAGSSNVDVKIFTEEGMKEATNGYDESRILGQGGQGTVYKGILADNSIVAIKKARLGDRSQVEQFINEVLVLSQINHRNVFKLLGCCLETEVPLLVYDFIASGTLFDHLHGSMFDSSLTWEHRLRIAIEVAGTLAYLHSSASIPIIHRDVKTANILLDDNLTAKVADFGASRLIPMGKEQLTTMVQGTLGYLDPEYYTTGLLNEKSDVYSFGVVLMELLSGQKALCFERLENSKHLVSYFVSAMKENRLHDIIDGRVMKEDNQREIQEAARVSLECTRLMGEERPRMKDVAAELEALRVKTTKHKWSDQYPKEVEHLLGVQILLAQGDTSIIGYDSIKNISILDIEAGR